GTCCGCCTCCGGTGCGCGTAATCGCGGTCGAGGCGAAACTTCAGGCTGTCTCCGAGACGCTCTCGTTGCCCGGCACGATCATGGCCAATGAAATGGTGGAGATCAAAGCGGAGACCGACGGCATCGTGCAGGAGATCAATTTTGCCGAAGGCCAGAAAGTAGCCAAGGGCCATTTGCTGGTGAAGCTCGACGAATCCAAGTTCGCCTCCAGTCTCGCGGAAGCCGAAGCCAACCTCAAACTCAGCCAGGCGAACTACGATCGCGCCAGGCAGCTCTTCCAGGACAAATTGATCTCGCAGCAGGACTTCGACCAGTCGGCTTCGACCTTCGCCGTCAACCAGGCCGCAGTCGATCTCAAGCGACGCCAGCTTCAAGACGCGCGAGTCCATGCGCCGTTCAGCGGCATTGTCGGCGCCCGGCAAATTAGTCCGGGCCAGGTGATCAGCCGAAACACGACGCTGACCTGGCTCGTGGATCTGGACACGGTCAAAGTCGAAGTCAAGGTGCCTGAGAAATACCTGCGCCAATTGGAAATCGGCCAGACGATGGAATTCTCGGTCGCGGCGTTTCCAGGCGAGAAATTCAAAGGCGAAGTGTATTTCATATCGCCGCAGATCGACCAGGACACGCGTTTCGCACTGGTGAAAGCGAAGATCCCGAATGCCAGCGGCAAGCTCCGGGGCGGCATGCTCGCGAGCCTGGAACTCACGCTGCAGTTGCGCGAGTCCGCCATCGTCATTCCCGACCCCGCGCTGATGAGCAACGGCGACAATTTCATGGTGTTCGTCGTGGACGCGAACAACACGGCTCAGGTTCGTCCGGTTGCAGTCGGCCTGCGCCTGCCCGGCAAAGCCGAGATCACCAAGGGATTGAGTGCGGGCGAAAAAGTCGTTGTGGAAGGCGTGCAAAAGTTGCGGCCGGGCGCGCCCGTGACGTTGGCGCCGGCGGAGTCGGCCGCACCGTACACACAGGGGTAAGCTATGATCCTATCCCGCGTTTCCATCCAACGTCCGATCCTGGCCAGCATGATGAATCTCGTGCTGATTCTCTTCGGACTGATTGGCCTGACGCGCCTGCCCGTGCGCGAACTGCCCGATATCGATCCGCCCATCATCTCCATCACGACCGTGTATCCCGGTGCGAACGCGCGCGTGGTCGAAACCGAAGTCACCGAGCGTCTCGAAGAGGCCGTCAACAACATCGAAGGCATCAAGACGCTGCGCAGCGAAAGCCGGGAAGGCGTCAGCAATATCTCCATCGAGTTCGACCTTTCGCGTGACATCGACATCGCGGCCCAGGATGTGCGCGACCGAGTGTCGCGCGTCCGGGGCCAGTTGCCGCTGGACATTCGCGAACCGATCATTGCCAAGCAGGATTCCGACGCCATGCCGATTATCTGGAGTTCGTTGAACAGTGACCGGTATTCGCCCCGGGAACTCACGACGCTGGCCGAACAGCAAATCAAGCCGCGGTTCCAGGGCATTTCGGGCGTCTCTTCCGTGATGATCGGCGGCGAAAAGCGCTTCGCGATGCGGCTATGGCTGGATTCCGAGAAAATGGCTGGGCGTCACGTCACCGTGCTCGACGTCCAGCGCGCGCTACGCCAGCAAAACATCGAGTTGCCCAGCGGCCGCGTGGAGAATCTCGACCGCGAAATGACCATCCAGACGCGCGGTGAAATGAAGACCGCCGAGGAATTCAATGATCTGGTCATCCGGAGCGATGGCACGTCGCTCGTCCGCCTGCGCGACATCGGCAACGCGGAGGAAGGCTCGGAGGATTATCGCACCATCGCGCGCGCCGCGGGCAAACCGTGCGTCTGGCTGGGGGTGATCAAGCAAGCCAAGGCCAACACGGTGGCCGTGGCCAAAGCGGTCAAGGCAGAAATCGAAGCCATCCGGCCTACGCTGCCGCAAGGGTGCGACCTGGGGGTGGGATACGACTCCAGCGTGTTTGTGGAGCGGGCCATCATCGAAGTTTGGGACACGCTGGCGATTGCCTTCGGGTTGGTGGTGTTGATCATTTTCGTGTTTCTGCGAAACATTCGCTCGACGATCATCCCGGCGGTGGCGATTCCGGTGTCGATTGTCGGCACCTTTGCGATCCTTTACGCGTTTGGTTTCTCGGTAAACATCCTGACCATGCTGGCGCTGGTGCTGAGCATCGGCATCGTGGTCGATGACGCCATCGTGGTGCTGGAAGCGATTTACCGGCACATCGAGGAAGGGATGCCGCCCATGCAAGCGGCGTTCAAAGCGATGGAAGAAATCAGCTTCGCCGTCATCGCGATCACGATTTCGCTTGTGGCGGTGTTTGCGCCGCTGGCGTTTCAGAAGAGCACGACCGGGCGGCTGTTTATCGAGTTTGCCGTCGCCGTCGCCGGGTCGGTGATCATCTCGGCGTTCGTGGCGCTGACGCTCTCGCCCGCCATGTCCGCCCGCGTGCTCAAATCGCTTGAAGGCGTGAAGCACGGCCCGCTCTTCAACTTCTTCGAGCGCAGCTTCGATTGGTTTGCGAACACTTACGGGCGCGCCCTGAAGTGGTCGCTCCGGCACCGGTTTTTCGTGACGCTGGTCGCGCTCGGATCGTTCGGACTCACCGTGGCGGCTTATTTTGGCCTGGAGCAGGATTTCCTTCCGCAAGAGGACAAGAGCCGCATGTTTTGCATGGTGATCACCCCGAATGGCTCGACGAGTGAATTCACCGACCGCCAGTTGCAGAAGGCTGAACGGATCGTCTCCGAGGTGCCCGAAGTAGCCCGCTACGGCGCGATGGTTGCCCCGGGTTTCCGGGGGCCTGGAGAGGCGAATTTCGGAATTGTGTTCGTGACGCTCAAAGATCGGAAGGAGCGCGAGCGCTCGGCGCAGCAGATCGTTTACGGACCGGGCGGCGTGATGCAGAGGTTCTTCAACGAGGTGGAAGGCGGGTTGGCGATTGTCCAGTTGCCCAAAGCCATCGAAGTGAGCTTTCGCGAATCTCCGTTCGAATTGATCCTGCAAAACCAGGATCTCGACGCGCTCAACACGACCGCCCAGGAGGTGGCGAACAAGATTCGCGGCATGAACAAGCTTCGGAGCGTGAATGTCACCTTCGAGGTGAACAAGCCAGAGCTTCGCGTGAGCATTGACCGCAGCCGCGCGGCGTTGCTGGGCGTGAGCATCGAAGATATTTCGCGCACGATGCAAATCCTCTTCGGCGGGCTTGACTTGAGCCGGCTCAAGATCGGCGGCAAAGAATATTACGTGATGGCGCAACTGGAACGTCAATCGCGCCTGACCCCGCAAGACCTGGACAAGATTTTCGTCCGAAACGACAAAGGGGAGTTGATCCAATTGAGCAGCCTCGTGACCCGCACCCAGGGCGCGGCTCCCAATTCGATCAGTCACTACGGACGTTTGCGCAGCGCGAGCATCACAGCTTCGCCGGGCACCGTGCCGATCGGAACTGTCGTGAAGGAAGTCGATGCCATGCTCGCGCAGGAGCTGCCGCCGGGAACCCTTTACGCCTGGGGCGGCGACGCCAAAAGCCTGAACGACGCCAGCACCGAAATCTGGTGGGTCCTGGGACTGGCGATGATCATTGTGTACATGACGCTGGCGGCGCAATTCGAGAGCTTGATTCATCCGCTGACGGTCATGCTGGCGCTGCCGCTGGCGGGCGTCGGCGCGTTCGGCTTGCTGTGGCTCATCGATTTCGGCGGAAAGATGGGGCTTTATCCACCCATCCCGGCGATGAACATGAATCTGTTCAGCCAGGTCGGGCTCGTGCTTTTGATCGGATTGGTGACGAAGAACTCGATCCTGCTCGTCGAGTACGCCAACCAGCAACGCGCCAAAGGCATCGACTCGCACGAGGCGATGATCCGTGCCGGTGTGGTTCGGTTGCGGCCTATTCTGATGACGGCGTTCTCCACCGTCGCGGGCATTTTGCCGATTGCGATTGGGTTCGGGTCGGGTGCGGAGAGTCGGCGGCCCATGGGCGTTGCGGTGGTTGGCGGCATGATGACCAGCACCTTTTTGACCCTGTTGATCATCCCGGTCGTGTACACGCTCTTCAGCGACCTGGCCGAGAAGCTCCACCGCAAAGGAGCGAAGGCGGCACTCGATCCTGTGGATGCGGCTCCGGGTTTTTCGGCGCAGTGAACTTTCAACTTCTCTTGGCTGTTGCTTTGGATATTGGCTCTTGGATATTTGACATAAAAGACGACGAACGTCATCGTATTTCACTTAAGGTCCGTGCACACTCAAGACGAACGAACCGGCAATGCGCGCGGCGGCTTCGAGGTTCTGTTCCTTCCGCAGCTTGACCAGCGACTCGCGCTGCACTTCGGCGAAGGCCTGCGCAACGCTGCCCGTTTGCTGAAATCGTTCGTAAAAAGTTCCCAGCCACTCGTTCCTTGCCCCGTCTTCCACCGGCCACAGCGTCATCAGCAGATTCTCCGCGCCCGCTTGCACGAAACCACGGCGCAAGGCCAGCACCTCTTCGCCGGAAGCCGTCGCGCCCACTCGCGCATCGCACGCGGATAACACGACGAGTTCCGTTCCTTGCAGCTTCAGCAACGCGGCTTCGTCCGCAGTCAGGATTCCGTCGTGAATCGGATGCGGCAATTCGCCGCGCTCCCAGGATTTCAACGTCGCCCGAGCGCCGGCCATCACCACGCCTCCCCGGTGAACCGGGTTTCTCAGCGCCGCTGGGAGGGAGGCCGATGCCGGCGGAGCTGCATCCGAAATGGCGCCGGAGCGGTCGCTGTCGCCGCGAGCGAGCGCAGCCACACTCGGCGCCACCGTGGTCGTGTGGCCAGGCAAGGCGAAGCCATGCGTAGCCAGGTGAAGAACCCGGGGCGATTGAACCGCGGCCAGTTGCGCCTCGCTCGCCCCGGCGCCGCCCACGACGCGGACGGCCAGTTTGAGAATCTTCAATTGCGCTTCCACCCGTTCGGCTTCCTTCAACGTTCCGGGCAGTGGCGGCAACGGCAATCGTCCGATGTCCTGCCGGTCCACAAACTGGATCGGGCTGCTTTCTGCATTCCCCAGCGCATTCAATCCTTCGGCGGTGAAATCGGGATTGCAGAAGACGAAAGCCTGGTTGCTGCGGCCGGATTTCCGTTCCGCCAGCAAATCACGGCCGCTGGCCACATAACGGACCGAATATTTCTCACCGAGAAAATGATCGTCCGCCGCCAGCAGCATGGCGAAGGAAACGGCGCTCAAGGCGCCGTCGGGGCTGATGAGGAGCGCTTTTGTGTCTGCAGGCAGCGCGGCTGCGATCGGCATCCAGATTTGTTTCGATAATGCCTGAAGCAACGGCGCGATTTCCCTGCCCGTATTTTGCGCTCCGCGGAGGGCTCGCTGATAGCGGTCAACCTCGCGGTCGGACTCTTCGGCGTTGCCCAACGCCACCCAGGCCGGGTTCCCTGTGGCGGTCATGACGACTGCGCCGTAGCAAGGTTGCCATTTGTCGGCGCTGATGCACTTGAAGTAACGGATCAAC
This Verrucomicrobiota bacterium DNA region includes the following protein-coding sequences:
- a CDS encoding efflux RND transporter periplasmic adaptor subunit, translating into MTQQTVTALQRYCVKSVPRNPSLQLAPPSFLAGREGSQSEPLTATLSRTSTDASPAKLSKRLPALLLVGLLVSSLLQTGCKPKAAGSQTQGPPPVRVIAVEAKLQAVSETLSLPGTIMANEMVEIKAETDGIVQEINFAEGQKVAKGHLLVKLDESKFASSLAEAEANLKLSQANYDRARQLFQDKLISQQDFDQSASTFAVNQAAVDLKRRQLQDARVHAPFSGIVGARQISPGQVISRNTTLTWLVDLDTVKVEVKVPEKYLRQLEIGQTMEFSVAAFPGEKFKGEVYFISPQIDQDTRFALVKAKIPNASGKLRGGMLASLELTLQLRESAIVIPDPALMSNGDNFMVFVVDANNTAQVRPVAVGLRLPGKAEITKGLSAGEKVVVEGVQKLRPGAPVTLAPAESAAPYTQG
- a CDS encoding efflux RND transporter permease subunit, with amino-acid sequence MILSRVSIQRPILASMMNLVLILFGLIGLTRLPVRELPDIDPPIISITTVYPGANARVVETEVTERLEEAVNNIEGIKTLRSESREGVSNISIEFDLSRDIDIAAQDVRDRVSRVRGQLPLDIREPIIAKQDSDAMPIIWSSLNSDRYSPRELTTLAEQQIKPRFQGISGVSSVMIGGEKRFAMRLWLDSEKMAGRHVTVLDVQRALRQQNIELPSGRVENLDREMTIQTRGEMKTAEEFNDLVIRSDGTSLVRLRDIGNAEEGSEDYRTIARAAGKPCVWLGVIKQAKANTVAVAKAVKAEIEAIRPTLPQGCDLGVGYDSSVFVERAIIEVWDTLAIAFGLVVLIIFVFLRNIRSTIIPAVAIPVSIVGTFAILYAFGFSVNILTMLALVLSIGIVVDDAIVVLEAIYRHIEEGMPPMQAAFKAMEEISFAVIAITISLVAVFAPLAFQKSTTGRLFIEFAVAVAGSVIISAFVALTLSPAMSARVLKSLEGVKHGPLFNFFERSFDWFANTYGRALKWSLRHRFFVTLVALGSFGLTVAAYFGLEQDFLPQEDKSRMFCMVITPNGSTSEFTDRQLQKAERIVSEVPEVARYGAMVAPGFRGPGEANFGIVFVTLKDRKERERSAQQIVYGPGGVMQRFFNEVEGGLAIVQLPKAIEVSFRESPFELILQNQDLDALNTTAQEVANKIRGMNKLRSVNVTFEVNKPELRVSIDRSRAALLGVSIEDISRTMQILFGGLDLSRLKIGGKEYYVMAQLERQSRLTPQDLDKIFVRNDKGELIQLSSLVTRTQGAAPNSISHYGRLRSASITASPGTVPIGTVVKEVDAMLAQELPPGTLYAWGGDAKSLNDASTEIWWVLGLAMIIVYMTLAAQFESLIHPLTVMLALPLAGVGAFGLLWLIDFGGKMGLYPPIPAMNMNLFSQVGLVLLIGLVTKNSILLVEYANQQRAKGIDSHEAMIRAGVVRLRPILMTAFSTVAGILPIAIGFGSGAESRRPMGVAVVGGMMTSTFLTLLIIPVVYTLFSDLAEKLHRKGAKAALDPVDAAPGFSAQ